One Streptomyces sp. SAI-135 DNA segment encodes these proteins:
- a CDS encoding alpha/beta hydrolase: MTDFVLVAGARLSASAWDEVAAELRAAGHRPHPLTLSGLAEKRGVPAGQQTHVRDVVEEVERLDLREVVLVGHSYAGVPVGQAAARIGDRLARVVFVDSEVPVDGESFLSGWESDHIREAVAEHDGFWPPAPADHFAGQGLTDEQIARIIDRSCPHPGATLTEPAVLTRPLSELPATYVKCRLDDEEPPPVVAELVKSGHWELVEIDTGHWPMFSRPAELAGILAGLGPASPS; this comes from the coding sequence ATGACTGATTTCGTACTCGTGGCAGGAGCGCGCCTGTCGGCGTCGGCGTGGGACGAGGTCGCGGCCGAGCTGCGCGCGGCCGGCCACCGGCCCCATCCGCTGACGCTGTCGGGTCTCGCGGAGAAGCGGGGCGTCCCCGCGGGGCAGCAGACCCATGTGCGGGACGTCGTCGAGGAGGTCGAGCGCCTCGACCTGCGCGAGGTCGTGCTGGTCGGGCACAGCTACGCGGGTGTCCCCGTGGGGCAGGCGGCCGCTCGGATCGGTGACCGGCTGGCACGGGTGGTCTTCGTGGACTCCGAAGTACCCGTGGACGGCGAGTCGTTTCTGTCGGGGTGGGAGAGCGACCACATCCGCGAGGCCGTGGCGGAGCACGACGGCTTCTGGCCGCCCGCCCCCGCGGACCACTTCGCCGGCCAGGGGCTCACGGACGAGCAGATCGCCCGGATCATCGACCGCTCGTGCCCGCACCCGGGGGCGACGCTCACCGAACCCGCCGTCCTCACCCGGCCCTTGAGCGAACTCCCGGCGACGTACGTCAAGTGCCGCCTCGACGACGAGGAACCGCCGCCCGTCGTGGCGGAGTTGGTGAAGAGCGGGCACTGGGAGCTGGTCGAGATCGACACCGGACACTGGCCGATGTTCTCCCGGCCGGCCGAACTGGCAGGGATTCTCGCCGGCCTGGGCCCGGCCTCCCCCTCCTGA
- a CDS encoding iron-containing redox enzyme family protein — translation MPQDPREPQLPPARGPVSAAVQEYLLGAGPLPRHETVAGADVYGDDLQLALYICYELHYRGFRGVSPDHEWDPDLLRTRAALEHRFLTALRSDTPVHDSVEDALAGLLVEPVDGTGVSHFLRKEGDLWHVREYAAQRSLYHLKEADPHAWVLPRLWGRAKAGMAAVEFDEFGGGRPDRVHALLFANLMTDLGLDTTYGHYLDAACAEMLATVNLMSLLGLHRSLRGALVGHFAAVEITSSPGSRRLAEAMRRTGAGPAAEHFYDEHVEADAVHEQVVRHEVIGGLLAEEPHLAADVAFGIDVTGHVEDRLADRLLRDWRDGRSSLRTPLASEIHHIS, via the coding sequence ATGCCTCAGGACCCTCGAGAACCACAGCTGCCGCCGGCCCGGGGCCCGGTCTCCGCCGCAGTCCAGGAATACCTGCTCGGCGCCGGACCGCTGCCGCGCCACGAGACCGTCGCCGGGGCGGACGTGTACGGCGACGACCTCCAGCTGGCCCTCTACATCTGCTACGAACTGCACTACCGCGGCTTCCGGGGCGTCTCCCCCGACCACGAGTGGGACCCCGACCTGCTGCGCACCAGGGCGGCGCTGGAACACCGCTTCCTGACCGCCCTGCGCTCGGACACCCCGGTCCACGACAGCGTCGAGGACGCGCTCGCCGGGCTTCTCGTGGAACCGGTCGACGGCACCGGAGTCAGCCACTTCCTGCGCAAGGAGGGCGACCTGTGGCACGTACGGGAGTACGCGGCCCAGCGCTCCCTCTACCACCTCAAGGAGGCCGACCCGCACGCCTGGGTGCTGCCCAGGCTCTGGGGCCGGGCCAAGGCGGGCATGGCGGCGGTGGAGTTCGACGAGTTCGGCGGCGGCCGCCCCGACCGCGTCCACGCCCTCCTGTTCGCGAACCTGATGACCGACCTGGGCCTGGACACGACGTACGGGCACTATCTGGACGCGGCCTGCGCGGAAATGCTCGCGACGGTGAACCTCATGTCCCTGCTGGGCCTGCACCGCAGCCTGCGCGGAGCGCTGGTGGGCCATTTCGCGGCGGTCGAGATCACCTCGTCGCCCGGCTCCAGGCGGCTCGCCGAGGCGATGCGCCGCACCGGCGCGGGACCGGCCGCCGAGCACTTCTACGACGAGCACGTCGAGGCCGACGCCGTCCACGAACAGGTCGTACGGCATGAGGTGATCGGCGGCCTGCTGGCCGAGGAACCGCATCTGGCCGCCGACGTCGCCTTCGGTATCGACGTCACCGGTCATGTCGAGGACCGGCTCGCGGACCGGCTCCTGCGTGACTGGCGGGACGGGCGTTCCTCCCTGCGTACTCCGCTGGCTTCCGAAATCCACCATATTTCCTGA
- a CDS encoding metalloregulator ArsR/SmtB family transcription factor — MSDARLWTALADPHRRAIVALLLERPRPVGEIVEACGLSQPSTSKHLRVLRDAGLVRVRQDAQRRVYALDPGPIAELDAWLTPYRKLWNTSLDALGDRLDATAPDTPEEPAPKD; from the coding sequence ATGTCCGACGCCCGGCTCTGGACCGCCCTCGCCGACCCGCACCGGCGGGCCATCGTCGCGCTCCTCCTCGAGCGGCCCCGGCCCGTGGGGGAGATCGTGGAGGCGTGCGGACTGAGCCAGCCCAGCACGTCGAAGCATCTGCGAGTGCTCCGGGACGCGGGCCTGGTCCGGGTGCGCCAGGACGCGCAGCGGCGGGTCTACGCCCTGGACCCCGGCCCGATCGCCGAGCTGGACGCCTGGCTGACTCCCTACCGCAAGCTCTGGAACACGAGCCTGGACGCACTCGGCGACCGCCTGGACGCGACGGCGCCGGACACCCCCGAGGAACCCGCCCCGAAGGACTGA
- a CDS encoding cytosine permease translates to MSPQSGTAEQSLTEVETHGVERIPDADRTATPLDLFRLAFGGANTFSTCVLGAFPILFGLSFWQGLAATLLGVLVGALILCPMAVFGPVNGTNNAVSSSAHLGVHGRVVGSFLSLLTAIAFFSISVWSSGDALVGGAHRLFGLSRDDLTYALAYALFAGLVLAVCVYGFRFMLFVNKVAVASATVLFLLGAIAFAGDFDASYAGVFTDTADAATKDLFWPSFIGAALIVLSNPVSFGAFLGDWSRYIPAGTPRRRVMGAAFLSQLATLVPFVFGLATASIIAAKAPDYVDPAAPDFVGGLLAISPGWYFLPVCLLALIGGMSTGTTALYGTGLDFSSVFPRLSRVQATLLVGVLSIVFIFVGRFGLDLVQSISTFATMIITCTTPWMVVMMLGFWTRRGWYDPDALQVFNRRQRGGRYWFTHGWNWRGMTAWWVAAVLGVLFTNIPGQFVGPLGDLANGVDISLPLSLVVAAVLFLTLLRLFPEPRAVYGPEGPRLARTVEVPVPPVTGPGAPSVPSATLRA, encoded by the coding sequence TTGTCCCCGCAGTCCGGCACCGCCGAGCAGTCCCTCACCGAGGTCGAGACCCACGGGGTGGAGCGCATCCCCGACGCGGACCGCACCGCGACCCCGCTCGACCTGTTCCGCCTGGCCTTCGGCGGCGCGAACACCTTCTCCACCTGTGTCCTCGGCGCCTTCCCGATCCTCTTCGGGCTCTCCTTCTGGCAGGGGCTCGCCGCCACCCTCCTCGGCGTGCTCGTCGGCGCGCTGATCCTGTGCCCGATGGCGGTGTTCGGCCCGGTCAACGGCACCAACAACGCCGTCTCCTCCTCCGCTCACCTCGGCGTGCACGGCCGGGTGGTCGGCTCCTTCCTCTCCCTCCTGACGGCGATCGCGTTCTTCTCCATCTCGGTGTGGAGCTCCGGCGACGCCCTGGTCGGCGGCGCGCACCGGCTCTTCGGCCTGAGCCGCGATGATCTGACGTACGCCCTCGCGTACGCGCTGTTCGCCGGTCTGGTCCTCGCCGTGTGCGTGTACGGGTTCCGGTTCATGCTGTTCGTCAACAAGGTCGCGGTGGCCTCGGCGACCGTGCTCTTCCTGCTGGGCGCGATCGCCTTCGCGGGCGACTTCGACGCGTCGTACGCGGGCGTCTTCACGGATACGGCGGACGCGGCGACCAAGGACCTGTTCTGGCCGTCGTTCATCGGCGCGGCGCTGATCGTGCTGTCGAACCCGGTGTCGTTCGGCGCGTTCCTCGGCGACTGGTCGCGCTACATCCCGGCCGGCACCCCGCGCCGCCGGGTGATGGGCGCCGCGTTCCTCTCCCAGCTCGCGACGCTGGTGCCGTTCGTCTTCGGGCTGGCCACGGCCAGCATCATCGCGGCGAAGGCGCCCGACTACGTCGATCCCGCCGCCCCGGACTTCGTCGGCGGACTGCTCGCGATCTCGCCGGGCTGGTACTTCCTGCCGGTCTGCCTGCTGGCGCTGATCGGCGGCATGTCGACCGGCACGACGGCCCTGTACGGCACCGGCCTCGACTTCTCCTCGGTGTTCCCGCGGCTGTCACGGGTTCAGGCGACGCTGCTGGTGGGCGTGTTGTCGATCGTGTTCATCTTCGTCGGACGCTTCGGGCTCGACCTCGTGCAGTCCATCTCGACCTTCGCCACGATGATCATCACCTGCACCACCCCGTGGATGGTGGTGATGATGCTGGGCTTCTGGACCCGGCGCGGCTGGTACGACCCGGACGCCCTCCAGGTCTTCAACCGGCGTCAGCGCGGCGGCCGTTACTGGTTCACGCACGGCTGGAACTGGCGGGGCATGACCGCGTGGTGGGTGGCCGCGGTGCTCGGCGTGCTGTTCACCAACATCCCGGGGCAGTTCGTGGGCCCGCTGGGCGATCTGGCGAACGGCGTCGACATCAGCCTGCCGCTGTCGCTGGTGGTGGCCGCGGTGCTGTTCCTGACGCTGCTGCGGCTCTTCCCCGAACCGCGGGCCGTGTACGGGCCCGAGGGGCCCCGGCTGGCGCGCACCGTCGAGGTACCGGTGCCGCCGGTCACCGGGCCCGGGGCACCTTCGGTGCCGTCGGCTACGTTGCGGGCATGA
- a CDS encoding protease inhibitor yields MRNTARWAATLGLTATAVCGPLTGAALAEPAAAQGLYAPSALVLTLGHGESAAAVTPERAVTLTCAPTSSGTHPAATAACAELRAAQGDFDALGAGSDAMCTREYDPVVVTVEGVWRGQRVSYERTFANECVKSSYGTVFAF; encoded by the coding sequence ATGCGGAACACCGCGCGCTGGGCAGCAACCCTCGGCCTCACGGCCACCGCCGTCTGCGGGCCCCTGACCGGGGCCGCCCTCGCCGAACCGGCCGCCGCCCAGGGCCTGTACGCACCGTCGGCCCTGGTGCTCACCCTCGGCCACGGCGAGAGCGCCGCCGCCGTCACCCCGGAACGCGCCGTGACCCTGACCTGTGCCCCGACCTCCTCGGGCACCCATCCGGCCGCGACCGCCGCCTGCGCCGAACTGCGTGCCGCGCAAGGGGACTTCGACGCCCTCGGGGCCGGCTCCGACGCCATGTGCACCAGGGAGTACGACCCCGTCGTGGTCACGGTCGAGGGCGTCTGGCGGGGCCAGCGCGTCTCCTACGAACGCACCTTCGCCAACGAGTGCGTGAAGAGCTCCTACGGGACCGTCTTCGCGTTCTGA
- a CDS encoding HemK2/MTQ2 family protein methyltransferase — protein MPGYLGMVRSLNPPLVLPGVYSPQEDTALLAGALSEEPLPPGADVLDVGTGTGALALQAARRGSRVTAVDVSWRAVCTARANAWLTGASVRVRRGNLFHPVRDQSFDLILTNPPYVPAPTGARPPRGKARAWDAGHDGRFVLDRVCREAPALLRPGGVLLIVHSELSDSGRTVGHLREAGLKAAVTRRHRVAFGPVLRTREDWLRRRGLLSAADEKEELVVVRAELPL, from the coding sequence ATGCCGGGGTACTTGGGCATGGTGAGATCACTGAACCCCCCTCTGGTCCTCCCCGGTGTCTACAGCCCGCAGGAGGACACCGCGCTGCTGGCCGGGGCCCTGAGCGAAGAACCGCTGCCGCCCGGCGCGGACGTCCTGGACGTGGGCACCGGGACCGGTGCCCTCGCCCTCCAGGCGGCCCGCCGGGGCAGCCGCGTGACCGCGGTCGACGTGTCGTGGCGGGCGGTGTGCACGGCCCGGGCGAACGCCTGGCTGACCGGCGCGTCGGTCCGGGTCCGGCGCGGAAACCTCTTCCACCCCGTGCGGGACCAGTCGTTCGACCTCATCCTGACCAACCCGCCGTACGTGCCGGCGCCGACGGGTGCCCGGCCGCCGCGCGGAAAGGCGCGGGCCTGGGACGCGGGGCACGACGGGCGGTTCGTCCTGGACCGTGTCTGCCGGGAGGCCCCCGCCCTGCTGCGCCCCGGCGGAGTGCTGCTGATCGTGCACTCCGAACTGAGCGACTCCGGACGGACCGTGGGGCATCTGCGCGAGGCCGGTCTCAAGGCCGCCGTGACCCGCCGTCACCGCGTCGCGTTCGGACCGGTACTGCGGACGCGGGAGGACTGGCTGCGCCGTCGTGGTCTGCTGTCCGCGGCCGACGAGAAGGAAGAGCTGGTGGTCGTCCGTGCCGAACTCCCCCTCTGA
- a CDS encoding RICIN domain-containing protein, translating into MPTPHPPLPPYPPPGGASGESDEDLAARLRGRPDAEATQAVALLMARHWKPAHEYAVICLASPSETATMVAAAAFHQVLDRLALGEPALALRPRTLVAVRDTVKEWTAEDRTTGVLPDLVKPNGGRGMRAAKSMTPENRKLAERSFQSLPGLARCLLWHTEVEAESIAVPAALLGMDTETASATLEQAREKFREGCVHAHRELAPTKDCRFYNRLLDVPIRRGGALLPDVQQHLAECRYCRSAAEQLSHFEGGLGILIAESVLGWGARRYLELRAGRTPPTAARGRGSGRHGAARRRILARIPAPGRRAPGEGGGLRSSRTLLTGVGLTSAGLLAAMLAAGLWSHDGGADPAASTSATGGDPTPDTATPTPGTAQLPTAPAVTRLRNAAADLCLDIRGTVRAGAATELAACSTDLTQRWSYGIDGLLRSEANPGLCLDSHKDAGVVVLGTCADEKAQRADDVRYDLTVQGELLPRWDERLALAPTAEDPGADVVVKVRDGSDQQRWLADAATGASPGSLSVTGSEGPQARPAELTDRI; encoded by the coding sequence GTGCCAACCCCCCACCCCCCGCTCCCTCCTTACCCGCCGCCCGGCGGCGCCTCGGGAGAATCCGACGAGGATCTCGCCGCCCGCCTCAGGGGCCGCCCCGACGCCGAGGCCACCCAGGCCGTCGCCCTGCTCATGGCCCGCCACTGGAAGCCGGCCCACGAATACGCGGTCATCTGCCTCGCCTCCCCGTCCGAGACCGCCACCATGGTGGCCGCGGCCGCCTTCCACCAGGTCCTGGACCGGCTCGCGCTCGGCGAACCGGCCCTCGCGCTGCGCCCCAGAACCCTCGTGGCCGTGCGGGACACGGTCAAGGAGTGGACGGCCGAGGACCGGACGACCGGTGTTCTGCCGGACCTGGTGAAACCGAACGGCGGCCGCGGGATGCGGGCCGCCAAGTCCATGACCCCCGAAAACCGCAAGCTCGCCGAGCGCTCATTCCAGTCCCTTCCCGGACTCGCCCGCTGTCTGCTGTGGCACACCGAGGTGGAGGCGGAGTCGATAGCCGTGCCCGCCGCGCTCCTCGGCATGGACACCGAGACCGCGTCGGCCACACTCGAACAGGCGCGTGAAAAATTCCGCGAAGGGTGTGTACATGCCCATCGGGAACTCGCGCCGACGAAGGACTGCCGCTTCTACAACCGCCTCCTCGACGTTCCCATTCGCCGCGGCGGAGCCCTGTTGCCGGATGTCCAGCAGCATCTCGCGGAGTGCCGATACTGCCGTTCCGCCGCGGAACAACTGAGCCATTTCGAGGGCGGTCTGGGCATCCTGATCGCCGAGTCGGTGCTGGGCTGGGGTGCCCGCCGCTACCTCGAACTGCGCGCCGGGCGTACGCCCCCGACGGCGGCCCGCGGCCGGGGTTCCGGCCGGCACGGCGCGGCACGCCGCCGCATCCTCGCGCGCATCCCGGCGCCCGGCCGCCGCGCTCCCGGCGAGGGCGGGGGCCTGCGGTCGTCCCGGACGCTGCTCACCGGAGTGGGCCTCACCTCCGCGGGCCTCCTCGCCGCCATGCTCGCGGCCGGCCTGTGGTCGCACGACGGCGGTGCCGACCCGGCCGCCTCCACCAGCGCCACCGGAGGAGACCCGACCCCGGACACCGCCACCCCCACCCCGGGCACCGCCCAACTGCCCACCGCACCGGCGGTGACCCGGCTGCGCAACGCCGCCGCCGACCTCTGCCTCGACATCCGGGGCACCGTGAGGGCGGGCGCGGCCACCGAACTCGCCGCCTGCTCGACCGACCTGACACAGCGGTGGTCGTACGGCATCGACGGGCTGCTGCGCAGCGAGGCCAACCCCGGGCTGTGCCTGGACTCGCACAAGGACGCGGGCGTGGTCGTCCTCGGAACCTGCGCCGACGAGAAGGCGCAGCGGGCCGACGACGTGCGCTACGACCTCACCGTGCAGGGGGAGTTACTGCCCCGCTGGGACGAGCGGCTCGCCCTCGCGCCCACCGCCGAGGACCCGGGTGCCGACGTCGTCGTCAAGGTCCGCGACGGCTCGGACCAGCAGCGGTGGCTGGCCGACGCGGCCACCGGCGCCAGTCCCGGCTCGCTGTCGGTCACCGGGAGCGAGGGCCCGCAGGCCCGGCCCGCCGAGCTCACGGACCGGATCTAG
- a CDS encoding lactate 2-monooxygenase, whose protein sequence is MARHWADFQYEIYLNGMSGAVPRLPTDLTRLEELTEQRLGPGPVGYVAGSAGDGSTARANRAALERRRIVPRMLRDVHERDLSVEVLGRPLPAPLALAPVGVLSIMHPDAERAAARAAAAQGVPYILSSAASTPMEQVAEAMGDAERWFQLYWPKDPQVALSFLHRAKAAGYTALVVTLDTPLLSWRPRDLDQAYLPFLHGVGTANYFSDPAFQAGLAKPVHEDPNAAVLHFVGMFSDPGKTWPDLALLREHWDGPIVLKGVLHPDDARLAADAGMDGVVVSNHGGRQVAGSVAAADALPRVVAAVGDRLTVLFDSGVRTGDDVFKALALGARAVLLGRPYVYGLGLDGQAGVEHVIRCLLAELDLTLALSGHASPATVGPDDLVEAPS, encoded by the coding sequence ATGGCCAGGCACTGGGCGGACTTCCAGTACGAGATCTATCTGAACGGGATGTCGGGTGCGGTGCCCCGGCTGCCCACCGACCTGACCCGGCTGGAGGAGCTCACCGAGCAGCGCCTCGGCCCGGGACCCGTGGGCTACGTGGCGGGCAGCGCGGGCGACGGCAGTACCGCGCGGGCGAACCGGGCGGCGCTGGAGCGGCGCCGGATCGTCCCGCGCATGCTGCGGGACGTCCACGAACGCGACCTGTCCGTCGAGGTGCTGGGCCGGCCGCTGCCCGCCCCGCTGGCCCTCGCACCGGTCGGCGTCCTGTCGATCATGCACCCGGACGCGGAGCGTGCGGCGGCGCGGGCCGCGGCGGCACAGGGCGTGCCCTACATCCTGTCGTCCGCCGCCAGCACGCCGATGGAGCAGGTCGCCGAGGCGATGGGGGACGCCGAGCGCTGGTTCCAGCTGTACTGGCCGAAGGACCCGCAGGTGGCCCTGAGTTTCCTGCACCGGGCCAAGGCGGCGGGGTACACGGCACTGGTCGTCACCCTGGACACCCCGTTGCTGTCCTGGCGGCCCCGCGATCTCGACCAGGCGTATCTGCCGTTCCTGCACGGGGTGGGCACCGCCAACTACTTCTCCGACCCGGCCTTCCAGGCGGGCCTGGCCAAGCCGGTGCACGAGGATCCGAACGCGGCCGTGCTGCACTTCGTCGGCATGTTCTCCGATCCCGGCAAGACGTGGCCCGACCTCGCGCTGCTCAGGGAGCACTGGGACGGGCCGATCGTCCTCAAGGGCGTCCTGCACCCGGACGACGCCCGCCTCGCCGCCGACGCCGGCATGGACGGGGTCGTGGTCTCCAACCACGGCGGCCGGCAGGTCGCCGGGTCCGTCGCGGCGGCCGACGCGCTGCCGAGGGTGGTGGCGGCGGTCGGCGACCGGCTGACCGTGCTCTTCGACAGCGGTGTCCGCACCGGCGACGACGTCTTCAAGGCCCTGGCGCTCGGCGCCCGCGCGGTGCTCCTCGGCCGTCCGTACGTCTACGGCCTCGGCCTGGACGGACAGGCCGGCGTCGAGCACGTGATCCGCTGCCTGCTCGCCGAGCTGGACCTCACGCTCGCCCTCTCCGGACACGCGAGCCCGGCCACGGTCGGCCCCGACGACCTCGTGGAGGCCCCCTCCTGA
- a CDS encoding CDGSH iron-sulfur domain-containing protein, with translation MPNSPSDSGSDRPCRIRVQHRGPLLVEGPVEVELEDGSTVASDRFRVALCTCRRSRRYPWCDTSHRERTRS, from the coding sequence GTGCCGAACTCCCCCTCTGACTCCGGCTCCGACCGGCCGTGCCGCATCCGGGTCCAGCACCGCGGCCCCCTGCTCGTGGAGGGACCCGTGGAGGTGGAGCTGGAGGACGGCTCCACGGTCGCCTCCGACCGCTTCCGGGTGGCACTGTGCACCTGCCGGCGCAGTCGACGCTATCCGTGGTGCGACACCAGCCACCGTGAGCGGACCCGTTCATAG
- a CDS encoding Ppx/GppA family phosphatase, with product MRISVVDVGSNTVRLVVADAEDGVPLPVHTAKWRLRLADHVRPGGPIPDEAVERLVEAVEGASRTAARWGAAGPLAFATAVVRSAPNRQEVLRTVRTRTGVGLYTLPGEVEAELTFLGARRWMGWRAGPLALFDIGGGSLEVAFGRGRLPDYVASLPLGAGRLTHEFFEGQDPPPPEAVRALRRKVRHQLRDVASRIRWEGPRTAVATSRTFEQLGRLCGTPPGRRGPFVERRMHRADLREAVERLAVLPAARRAELPGISAPRAAQSLAGALVGHTAMKLTGVRTVTICPWAIREGVLLRHIEDGASWWAEIARRNEENTVPAEPVPLRIAAATT from the coding sequence ATGCGGATAAGCGTGGTGGATGTGGGTTCGAACACGGTCCGTCTGGTGGTGGCGGACGCCGAGGACGGGGTGCCCTTGCCGGTGCACACCGCGAAGTGGCGGTTGAGACTCGCCGACCATGTGCGGCCGGGCGGCCCGATACCCGACGAGGCCGTGGAACGCCTGGTGGAGGCGGTGGAAGGCGCGAGCCGGACCGCCGCCCGATGGGGCGCGGCCGGACCGCTGGCCTTCGCGACCGCGGTCGTGCGCTCGGCACCCAACCGTCAGGAGGTGCTGCGCACCGTCCGGACCCGGACCGGCGTCGGGCTGTACACCCTGCCGGGCGAGGTGGAGGCGGAGCTCACCTTTCTGGGCGCGCGGCGCTGGATGGGCTGGCGCGCGGGACCGCTCGCGCTGTTCGACATCGGCGGCGGGTCACTCGAAGTCGCCTTCGGGCGCGGGCGGTTGCCGGACTACGTGGCCTCGCTGCCGCTGGGCGCGGGCCGGCTGACACACGAGTTCTTCGAGGGGCAGGACCCGCCGCCCCCGGAGGCGGTGCGGGCGCTGCGCCGCAAGGTCCGCCACCAGCTGCGGGACGTGGCGTCACGGATCCGCTGGGAGGGACCGCGCACCGCGGTGGCCACCTCACGCACCTTCGAGCAGTTGGGCCGGCTGTGCGGGACCCCGCCCGGGCGGCGCGGGCCGTTCGTGGAACGCCGGATGCACCGCGCCGACCTGCGGGAGGCCGTCGAGCGTCTGGCCGTCCTCCCGGCCGCACGGCGGGCCGAGCTGCCCGGAATCTCCGCTCCGCGCGCCGCACAGAGCTTGGCCGGTGCCCTCGTGGGGCACACGGCCATGAAACTCACCGGGGTCAGGACCGTCACGATCTGCCCCTGGGCGATCCGCGAGGGGGTGCTGCTGCGCCACATCGAGGACGGCGCCTCCTGGTGGGCCGAGATCGCCCGCCGCAACGAGGAGAACACCGTCCCCGCTGAGCCGGTGCCCCTGCGCATCGCGGCCGCCACCACCTGA
- a CDS encoding MFS transporter: MSQKTLTESGREGAVEAPAAASAKRWWILAVIALAQLMVVLDATIVNIALPSAQADLGFSDGNRQWIVTAYALAFASLLLLGGRIADLFGRKTAFLVGVFGFAAVSALGGAATNFEMLVTARALQGAFGALLAPAALSLLNTTFTDARERARAFSVYGAIAGAGGAVGLLLGGVLTDALDWRWTLYVNVVIAVVAFAGGWLLLHNHRDAANSKLDVPGTLLVAAGLFSLVYGFSNAETHDWDSPATWGFLIAGGVLLAAFAWWQTRAAHPLLPLRILLDRNRAASFLAVLISGGGMFGVFLFLTYYLQLNLGFSPTKTGVAFLPMVAALMVAAQVGTTVLVPRIGPKTVVPLGFAVAAVGMAWLTGIGVGSSYLSAVLPQLIVTGFGLGLVMPPAMQLATGGVAAEDAGVASATVNAMQQVGGSIGTALLNTLAASAATDYLAGKDPTDKLVQARATIESYTTAFWWSAVLFAAGALIAFLLFRRGVPEQDADAAPVVHM; the protein is encoded by the coding sequence ATGTCCCAGAAGACCCTGACCGAAAGCGGGCGGGAGGGTGCCGTCGAAGCACCGGCCGCCGCTTCGGCCAAGCGGTGGTGGATCCTCGCCGTCATCGCGCTCGCCCAGCTGATGGTGGTGCTCGACGCGACCATCGTGAACATCGCCCTTCCCTCGGCCCAGGCCGACCTCGGCTTCTCTGACGGCAACCGGCAGTGGATCGTCACGGCCTACGCCCTGGCGTTCGCCTCCCTGCTGCTGCTCGGCGGCCGGATCGCCGACCTCTTCGGCCGCAAGACCGCCTTCCTCGTCGGGGTCTTCGGCTTCGCGGCCGTCTCCGCGCTCGGCGGTGCCGCCACCAACTTCGAAATGCTGGTCACCGCCCGTGCCCTGCAGGGCGCCTTCGGCGCGCTCCTCGCACCGGCCGCGCTGTCCCTGCTGAACACGACGTTCACCGACGCCCGCGAGCGGGCCAGGGCGTTCAGCGTGTACGGCGCGATAGCCGGCGCCGGTGGCGCGGTGGGTCTGCTGCTCGGCGGCGTCCTGACCGACGCGCTCGACTGGCGCTGGACGCTGTACGTCAACGTCGTCATCGCCGTCGTCGCCTTCGCCGGCGGCTGGCTGCTGCTGCACAACCACCGGGACGCCGCGAACTCCAAGCTGGACGTGCCCGGCACGCTGCTGGTCGCCGCCGGCCTCTTCTCCCTGGTGTACGGCTTCTCCAACGCCGAGACGCACGACTGGGACTCCCCCGCGACCTGGGGCTTCCTGATCGCCGGCGGTGTCCTGCTGGCCGCCTTCGCCTGGTGGCAGACCCGTGCCGCACACCCGCTGCTGCCGCTGCGCATCCTGCTGGACCGCAACCGGGCGGCCTCCTTCCTGGCCGTGCTGATCTCCGGCGGCGGCATGTTCGGCGTGTTCCTCTTCCTGACCTACTACCTCCAGCTGAACCTGGGCTTCAGCCCGACGAAGACCGGTGTGGCGTTCCTGCCGATGGTCGCCGCCCTGATGGTCGCGGCCCAGGTCGGCACCACCGTGCTGGTCCCCCGGATCGGACCGAAGACGGTCGTCCCGCTCGGCTTCGCGGTCGCCGCGGTCGGCATGGCCTGGCTGACCGGGATCGGCGTCGGCTCCAGCTACCTGTCCGCCGTGCTGCCCCAGCTGATCGTGACCGGCTTCGGCCTCGGCCTGGTCATGCCGCCGGCCATGCAGCTGGCCACCGGCGGGGTCGCGGCCGAGGACGCGGGAGTCGCCTCCGCCACCGTCAACGCCATGCAGCAGGTGGGCGGTTCGATCGGTACGGCCCTCCTGAACACCCTGGCCGCGAGCGCCGCCACCGACTACCTGGCCGGCAAGGACCCGACCGACAAGCTGGTCCAGGCCCGGGCCACGATCGAGAGCTACACCACCGCCTTCTGGTGGTCGGCGGTGCTCTTCGCCGCCGGAGCGCTGATCGCCTTCCTGCTCTTCCGGCGCGGGGTGCCGGAGCAGGACGCGGACGCCGCGCCTGTCGTCCACATGTAG